From the genome of Vicia villosa cultivar HV-30 ecotype Madison, WI linkage group LG2, Vvil1.0, whole genome shotgun sequence, one region includes:
- the LOC131653852 gene encoding helicase protein MOM1-like isoform X1: MVSSTRSRQSAKDKKNSNRRLTRSSKKAKIKSRLNVLGTAGIRKSPRETPLKKIIASSSSTQKSKQVEKRILSAPEARRKSERVEKKKIPSPLIRSGRTKNLSSSSPSNSKSAGSLGSISRQKLQKEKSMKQLIFETEVNENGEHDVGTSQVKSKRMDARTYRALFRNQKKDCLEKSHRISQSNQEGDNSSGDKTDELSKQSCSDNKDVSNNATLPPEDAKAKETGVDSMLSRPITNLAENSVTSGSFIPSNTPTHETSEVSRSAQPDCCREQTFPTLVSGNSKLDDKDLVSNNVGLDGGEKLTPSKRKVISVDMDSNVSSPLSKEDNCNMIPDALPSNLDGNKSCSKQIRLDYNPTVKESCDPCAAEHQDGDDIEATMLQKDKSDHTSGIGHQKDSFGEDKNILDGQSDTEKDGLIYNSNKSVVQPKEKLSSHIANRCKSDSFRFVEYWIPAQISHVQLEQYCATLLSNASILCSSPKIDSVGAIRDVLISTRKCCNHPYVNDPSMQPLLFKGLEEVEYLNVGIKASGKLQLLDSMLKELKKNDLRALLLFQSIGGSGKDSIGDILDDFLRQRFGLDSYERIDKGVSPSKKQAAMKKFNDKNNKRFVFLMETCACLPSIKLSSIDTIIIYDSDWNPMNDIRSLQKITLDSQFELIKMFRLYSAFTVEEKALILARQAKILDINTLFTNRSLSHTLLMWGASCLFDELGIFHNSATSTSSPEQLLEETVSQFSSFISDAVEDSDKRNHSILLKVHQNGGTYCASSPLFGELKIGSLDEESPQNFWTKLLEGKQFQWKYSCSSSQRSRKRVQPFNNLEGESDFVYEGIAKKRTKVSNNIVDQPSLKSEGEKLSTEIKAGTFDDLVDKPKGNDVEFEKNGSVHDEQRSLHLSLKPQITKLCEILLLPDNVKKLVDCFLEYVMNNHHVSREPVSMLQAFQISLIWTAAAMQKHKLDHKASLILAKQHLNFDCKKGEANYSYSLLRCLKKIFRHRTGTCSDTSSPQASNMIEVELFKKDLSKSIKETKKKCEKMLNNIRLMQKEEKHRLRTAIEVELAELERKQKIELAFTRSCSPNEVTRTETLKILNIDHQKSIEELKFQHELRLKDLEDKQSAHMLKAQDWVPTWVENLKSWAKNELQSIVSSKELGTGVDYSLMIDNVIESMKDTGDMVPETNSSSVSKTVEKQNSLGKHDNANEVGIMVSNRLPVSGSEDHNAMENHYVSQENIISKHFHSGEQNVDGAIADEDNGCGNLRHRSRDDCERPSLDTTRLPDCREHNTDGATSMTDEDNRYASNGHGSRDGCEMASLGTKCLPVCENGTHLNHQYSGVPSSVPERQTSVEVQETNNEGDSVSVSERQVRVEMPVAVNFTDCLLQKVTHLNPPSSVDQIFDRSSIDVPVLDGVLSSKPCQVACSTSCGDTISPSNPPLEQQIHDGILSIPDGDIPITVPENCHTVAGRHKDIESSANALLVDNSTTNNQEGRVLVTVTSSPVSRQVNVMEPLEQGKQLPSVESAADKSTGEMQNSSEQVQLASSLADVVPANQITMPPKPVHQLAAAEFSSNLDMLASSNFHLATEDEHQPISVHDLPTHHPQVSSAIPDIGQPHPNSVNGLHSNQVAMHPASNPDPDSLTTSTVRAQSANPRNLSTPLEMNSHPIQTTAPSPSRTPPRLSYDPLKVDVERIQKLIEQSSKNHENAKLQLKSEFEKELAELRRKYDLKFQEAEVEFQQTKKTLETNLKTVCVSRILAHAFRSKCLDLKAGASGMQHDSIPQQLLNLSRQQTATHPISGSSGEPPATSLPSPSIAPNSQNMVSPVYNAPGTFFGFSARPPIINTTTTTTPIINTTTTTPIINTTRCPVINITTPIINTTRSSIVRGSQTGGEIRAPAPHLQSSRPQISVPPSSFHPPHRGIQSQTAPSNVPTTSPSHAHVSSWQRTATYQSDQQIGRRPDSAGRLAAPNLPFMGLHGSASSQSTVTPPNVISRLSDLGPNNQSRIEPNSNSIAANSSHQAASRGLVCLSDDDD; the protein is encoded by the exons ATGGTAAGTAGTACTCGTTCTAGACAAAGTGCTAaggataaaaaaaatagtaatcgGAGGCTGACCCGAAGTAGCAAGAAAGCAAAAATCAAATCACGTCTCAATGTATTAGGAACTGCTGGTATTAGAAAGTCTCCTAGAGAAACGCCTTTGAAGAAGATAATTGCAAGCTCTTCAAGTACTCAAAAGTCCAAGCAGGTAGAGAAGAGAATACTATCAGCTCCTGAAGCTAGAAGAAAGTCTGAAAGGGTTGAGAAAAAGAAGATACCAAGTCCTTTGATAAGATCTGGAAGAACTAAGAATCTTTCTTCTTCGAGTCCTTCAAATTCTAAAAGTGCAGGGTCTTTGGGTTCAATTTCAAGGCAGAAGCTACAAAAAGAGAAGAGCATGAAACAATTGATTTTTGAAACCGAAGTGAACGAAAACGGGGAACACGATGTAGGAACTTCCCAGGTGAAATCTAAGAGAATGGATGCTCGTACGTATCGGGCTCTCTTTAGAAATCAAAAGAAAG ATTGCCTTGAGAAATCTCATAGGATTAGCCAGTCAAATCAGGAAGGTGACAACAGTAGTGGAGACAAGACTGATGAGTTATCTAAACAAAGTTGTTCAGATAATAAAGACGTCTCAAATAATGCTACATTACCACCTGAAGATGCCAAAGCAAAAGAGACCGGAGTTGACTCTATGTTGAGTCGGCCTATAACGAATCTAGCAGAAAATAGTGTGACTTCTGGTTCTTTTATTCCATCTAACACCCCAACTCATGAGACTAGTGAGGTGTCTAGAAGTGCACAGCCTGATTGCTGCAGGGAGCAGACATTTCCAACATTAGTGTCTGGAAACTCTAAATTAGATGACAAGGACTTGGTCAGTAACAATGTTGGGCTTGATGGGGGTGAAAAATTAACACCTTCTAAGAGAAAGGTAATCTCAGTGGACATGGATTCAAATGTTTCTTCCCCATTATccaaagaagacaactgcaacatGATCCCTGATGCTCTCCCTTCAAATCTAGATGGTAACAAGTCATGTTCCAAACAGATAAG GTTAGATTACAATCCTACAGTCAAGGAGTCATGTGACCCATGTGCAGCCGAG CATCAGGACGGAGATGACATTGAGGCTACCATGCTGCAGAAGGATAAGAGTGATCACACAAGTGGAATTGGACACCAGAAG GATAGCTTTGGGGAAGACAAAAATATTCTTGATGGTCAAAGTGATACTGAAAAGGACGGTTTAATATATAATTCCAATAAAAGTGTTGTTCAACCGAAGGAGAAATTGTCAAGTCATATTGCAAACAGATGCAAGTCTGACTCCTTTAGGTTTGTTGAGTATTGGATTCCTGCTCAGATATCTCATGTGCAGCTTGAGCAGTATTGTGCTACTTTACTTTCAAATGCTTCAATTCTTTGCTCATCACCAAAGATTGATAGTGTTGGGGCCATTCGTGATGTCCTTATTTCAACCCGTAAG TGTTGTAATCATCCATATGTTAATGATCCGTCCATGCAACCTCTACTATTCAAGGGCCTTGAAGAAGTTGAGTATCTGAACGTTGGAATAAAAGCAAGTGGCAAGCTGCAGCTACTTGATTCAATGCTCAAGGAgttgaaaaaaaatgatttaaggGCACTGCTACTTTTTCAG TCTATTGGAGGTTCTGGAAAGGATTCAATAGGTGATATTCTGGATGACTTTCTGCGACAAAGATTTGGTCTGGATTCATATGAAAGAATTGATAAAGGTGTTTCGccttccaagaagcaagctgcCATGAAGAAATTTAACGACAAGAATAATAAGCGATTTGTCTTTTTGATGGAAACATGTGCCTGCCTTCCTAGCATAAAATTGTCATCTATCGACACTATTATTATATATGATAGTGATTGGAATCCAATGAATGATATAAGATCCCTTCAGAAGATAACACTTGATTCACAGTTTGAATTGATCAAAATGTTTCGTCTTTATTCAGCTTTCACTGTTGAAGAGAAAGCGTTAATACTTGCTAGGCAAGCTAAGATCCTGGACATAAATACTCTATTTACAAACCGGAGTCTCAGTCATACACTATTGATGTGGGGTGCATCTTGTCTTTTTGATGAGTTGGGAATTTTCCACAACAGTGCAACTTCTACGTCAAGTCCTGAACAATTGCTGGAAGAAACAGTGTCACAGTTCTCATCATTTATATCTGATGCTGTTGAAGATTCTGACAAACGCAACCACTCAATTTTATTGAAAGTCCATCAAAATGGAGGAACATACTGTGCTAGTTCTCCTTTATTTGGTGAGCTGAAAATTGGGTCGCTGGATGAAGAGTCACCACAAAATTTTTGGACTAAACTATTGGAGGGGAAACAGTTTCAGTGGAAGTACTCATGTAGTTCATCTCAACGGAGCCGGAAGAGAGTTCAGCCTTTTAATAATTTGGAGGGTGAGTCTGACTTTGTGTATGAAGGCATAGCAAAGAAGCGCACGAAAGTGAGCAACAATATTGTTGATCAGCCTTCATTGAAATCTGAAGGTGAAAAGTTATCTACTGAAATCAAGGCAG GAACCTTTGATGATCTAGTGG ATAAACCTAAGGGTAATGATGTTGAATTTGAGAAAAATGGCAGTGTGCATGATGAGCAGAGGAGCTTACATCTTTCGCTGAAGCCGCAGATCACAAAGCTCTGTGAAATTCTTCTTCTCCCA GATAATGTCAAGAAGCTGGTTGACTGCTTTCTTGAGTATGTTATGAACAATCACCATGTCAGTAGGGAACCTGTGTCAATGTTACAGGCTTTTCAAATATCTCTG ATTTGGACTGCTGCTGCTATGCAAAAGCACAAACTTGACCACAAGGCTTCTCTTATTCTTGCAAAGCAACATTTGAATTTTGACTGTAAGAAAGGAGAGGCGAACTACAGTTATTCTCTGCTGCGgtgtctaaaaaaaatatttcgacaTCGTACAGGCACTTGTAGTGATACTTCTTCTCCTCAAGCTTCTAATATGATTGAAGTTGAACTGTTCAAAAAAGATTTGTCCAAAAGCATTAAAGAAACTAAaaaaaagtgtgaaaaaatgCTGAATAATATACGCCTTATGCAAAAGGAAGAGAAACATAGATTGAGAACGGCTATTGAGGTTGAACTGGCCGAATTGGAGAGAAAACAGAAAATAGAGTTAGCTTTCACTCGGTCCTGCTCTCCTAATGAGGTGACGAGAACAGAAACGCTCAAGATTTTGAATATTGACCATCAAAAAAGTATTGAAGAACTGAAATTTCAGCATGAATTAAGACTCAAGGATCTTGAGGACAAACAATCAGCTCATATGCTAAAGGCTCAAGACTGGGTGCCCACTTGGGTGGAAAATTTGAAATCTTGGGCAAAAAATGAATTGCAAAGCATAGTTTCTTCAAAGGAACTTGGGACTGGGGTTGATTACTCGCTGATGATTGATAATGTGATTGAATCTATGAAAGATACGGGGGACATGGTTCCTGAAACCAATTCCTCTTCAGTTAGTAAAACAgttgaaaaacaaaattctctagGCAAGCATGACAATGCTAATGAAGTGGGCATTATGGTTTCAAATCGTCTACCAGTCTCTGGAAGTGAGGACCATAATGCAATGGAAAATCATTATGTCAGTCAGGAAAACATCATCTCTAAACATTTCCACTCTGGAGAACAGAATGTTGATGGTGCTATTGCAGATGAAGATAATGGGTGTGGGAATTTAAGACATAGGTCTCGAGATGATTGTGAGAGGCCTAGCTTAGATACCACGCGCTTGCCAGATTGTAGAGAACATAATACTGATGGTGCTACAAGCATGACAGATGAAGATAATAGGTATGCAAGTAATGGCCATGGGTCTCGGGATGGTTGTGAGATGGCCAGTTTAGGTACGAAGTGCTTGCCAGTTTGTGAGAATGGAACACATCTAAATCATCAATATTCTGGAGTCCCCTCAAGTGTACCTGAAAGGCAAACTTCAGTTGAAGTGCAAGAAACTAATAATGAAGGGGACTCTGTAAGTGTCTCAGAAAGACAAGTGCGAGTTGAAATGCCTGTGGCCGTTAATTTTACTGATTGTCTGCTTCAGAAAGTAACTCATCTGAACCCCCCTTCATCCGTGGATCAAATATTTGACAGAAGTTCAATAGATGTGCCAGTTTTAGATGGTGTTTTATCTTCAAAGCCTTGTCAAGTTGCTTGTTCAACCAGTTGTGGAGATACAATTTCCCCTTCAAATCCACCTTTGGAGCAACAAATTCATGATGGGATCTTGAGTATTCCTGATGGAGATATCCCTATTACGGTGCCAGAAAATTGCCATACAGTGGCTGGTCGTCATAAGGATATAGAGTCTTCAGCAAATGCTTTATTGGTGGATAATAGTACCACAAATAACCAGGAGGGAAGAGTACTTGTAACTGTGACCAGTTCTCCAGTATCTAGACAAGTTAATGTCATGGAGCCTCTAGAACAAGGAAAACAATTGCCATCTGTGGAATCCGCCGCTGACAAATCAACTGGTGAAATGCAAAATTCTTCTGAACAAGTTCAACTGGCATCTAGTTTAGCTGATGTTGTACCAGCCAATCAAATCACGATGCCTCCGAAACCGGTGCATCAATTAGCAGCTGCAGAATTCTCTTCCAACTTGGATATGTTGGCTTCGTCTAATTTTCATTTAGCAACTGAAGATGAACATCAGCCGATCAGTGTACATGATCTCCCCACTCATCATCCTCAGGTATCTTCTGCGATTCCAGATATTGGGCAACCACACCCAAATTCAGTAAATGGTTTACATTCAAATCAAGTTGCTATGCACCCTGCCTCAAATCCAGATCCTGATTCACTTACAACCAGTACAGTAAGAGCACAATCTGCCAACCCAAGAAATTTGTCAACTCCATTAGAGATGAATAGTCATCCTATCCAAACTACAGCCCCTTCACCTTCCAGAACGCCTCCTCGTTTGTCCTATGATCCACTGAAAGTTGATGTCGAAAGAATACAAAAATTAATAGAACAATCTTCGAAAAACCATGAAAACGCG AAATTGCAGCTGAAATCTGAATTTGAAAAGGAGTTAGCGGAGCTTCGAAGAAAGTATGATCTTAAATTTCAGGAAGCTGAAGTTGAATTTCAGCAAACAAAAAAGACTCTGGAAACCAATCTTAAGACAGTTTGTGTGAGTAGGATCTTGGCACATGCTTTTAGGTCTAAATGCTTGGATCTTAAAGCTGGTGCATCAGGAATGCAGCATG ATTCAATTCCGCAGCAGCTGCTTAACCTTTCAAGACAACAAACTGCTACTCACCCGATCTCTGGTTCTTCTGGAGAGCCTCCTGCGACCAGTCTGCCGAGCCCCTCCATTGCTCCTAACTCACAAAATATGGTATCACCTGTTTATAATGCGCCAGGAACTTTCTTTGGTTTCTCTGCAAGACCACCTATTATAaacactactactactactacaccTATTATAAACACTACTACTACTACACCTATTATAAACACTACTAGGTGTCCTGTCATAAATATTACTACGCCTATCATAAACACTACTAGGTCTTCCATTGTCCGAGGTAGTCAAACTGGGGGTGAGATACGTGCCCCTGCACCTCATCTCCAATCTTCTAGACCCCAAATATCTGTTCCACCCTCCAGTTTCCATCCACCTCACCGAGGGATTCAAAGCCAGACAGCTCCTAGtaacgttccaacaacttctcCCTCACATGCTCATGTTTCATCCTGGCAAAGAACGGCAACCTATCAGTCTGATCAACAGATCGGACGCAGGCCTGACAGTGCAGGCAGGTTAGCTGCTCCTAATTTACCTTTCATGGGATTACATGGGAGTGCTAGCAGTCAATCTACTGTGACCCCTCCAAATGTTATTTCACGTTTGTCAGATCTGGGTCCCAATAACCAATCCAGAATTGAGCCCAACAGCAATAGCATTGCAGCTAACTCATCGCATCAAGCTGCATCTCGTGGTTTAGTATGTTTATCGGATGATGATGACTGA